The Fusobacterium sp. JB019 genome includes a window with the following:
- the brnQ gene encoding branched-chain amino acid transport system II carrier protein: protein MNKKKEVLVLGFALFAMFFGAGNLIFPPSVGVNMGSNWFLAGIGFLATGVGLPLLGVLAFTKVGEVENFAKIISPKFNTLYYSILILVIGPLFAIPRTGSTTIEMGVFPMLPNANHFMVSVITSILFFGITLALVLKESKITDIIGKFLTPVILIILALITIVGVTTDIGTPVVSTANKVFSYGFIQGYQTMDALAAVIFGVVIVRGLEGKGIKDPHEQRSYLSSAGIIAALGLGLIYLSLMYLGSRVSGIESGAATTSSALYIAEATLGSAGKLAFGICVSVACLTTSVGLVALVSDWFERITPFSYKAIAIFTCIFSTLMAVGGVDFIIKLSIPVLVILYPVTIVLILLNIFGIKNRTVFASVAYVALIVAILEVLGGTFKLTALSKMILYIPLAKDGFSWLVPCLVAGLVSFLVSNKKTN from the coding sequence ATGAATAAGAAAAAAGAGGTTTTAGTGCTTGGTTTTGCACTTTTTGCAATGTTTTTTGGAGCTGGAAATTTAATTTTTCCACCATCTGTAGGAGTTAATATGGGATCTAATTGGTTTTTAGCTGGAATTGGTTTTTTAGCTACTGGAGTTGGACTTCCACTTTTAGGAGTTTTAGCTTTTACTAAAGTAGGAGAAGTAGAAAATTTTGCTAAAATTATTTCACCAAAGTTTAATACTTTGTATTATTCTATTCTTATATTAGTAATTGGTCCTTTATTTGCAATTCCAAGAACTGGATCTACTACTATTGAAATGGGAGTATTTCCTATGTTACCTAATGCTAATCATTTTATGGTTTCTGTTATTACTTCTATTTTATTCTTTGGTATAACTCTTGCTCTTGTATTAAAAGAATCTAAAATTACAGATATTATTGGTAAATTTCTTACTCCAGTAATTCTAATTATTTTAGCTTTAATAACTATTGTTGGAGTAACTACTGATATTGGAACTCCTGTTGTTTCAACAGCAAATAAAGTATTTTCTTATGGGTTTATCCAAGGATATCAAACTATGGATGCTCTTGCTGCAGTTATTTTTGGTGTTGTTATTGTTAGAGGATTAGAAGGAAAAGGAATTAAAGATCCACATGAACAAAGATCTTATTTAAGTAGTGCAGGAATAATTGCCGCTTTAGGTCTTGGACTTATTTACTTATCTTTAATGTATCTTGGATCTAGGGTTAGTGGTATCGAAAGTGGAGCAGCTACAACAAGTTCTGCGCTTTATATTGCTGAAGCTACTTTAGGATCTGCAGGTAAATTAGCTTTTGGTATTTGCGTATCTGTAGCTTGTCTTACTACTTCAGTTGGACTTGTAGCTTTAGTAAGTGATTGGTTTGAAAGAATTACCCCTTTCTCTTATAAAGCAATTGCAATCTTCACTTGTATCTTTTCAACTTTAATGGCTGTTGGAGGAGTTGACTTTATTATAAAATTATCAATTCCTGTTTTAGTTATTTTATATCCAGTTACAATTGTATTAATTTTATTAAATATTTTTGGAATTAAAAATAGAACTGTTTTTGCATCTGTAGCTTACGTTGCTTTAATTGTTGCAATTTTAGAGGTTTTAGGAGGCACTTTCAAACTAACTGCTCTTTCTAAAATGATTTTATATATTCCTCTTGCAAAAGATGGTTTCTCATGGTTAGTTCCATGTCTAGTTGCTGGATTAGTTAGTTTCTTAGTTTCTAATAAAAAAACTAATTAA
- a CDS encoding uracil-xanthine permease family protein, which translates to MNEINTKGKLVLGLQHILAMFGATVLVPFLTGLNPSVALLSAGLGTLIFHACTKRIVPVFLGSSFAFIGAIALVLKENGIAEVKGGIIAAGLVYVLVSQLVRIFGVEKVKSFFPPIVVGPTIVVIGLRLSPVALSMAGYSNGIFDTKSLIVSGTVVICMILISLLGKSFLKLVPILMSVVIGYLVAITLGMVDFAPIKEASWIGFSPEAWSSLTTIPKFSLTSVLAIAPIAFVVFIEHIGDITTNGAVVGKDFFANPGIARTLLGDGMATIVAGLLGGPANTTYGENTGVLAVTKVYDPAILRIAACYAIVLSFIGKFGVILQTIPTPVMGGISIILFGMIASVGMRTLIEYKIDFSISRNLIIASLILVLGIGINNIQIWRTVSLSGLAIAALVGVTLNKLFPENI; encoded by the coding sequence ATGAATGAAATTAACACTAAAGGAAAGTTAGTCCTAGGACTTCAACATATCTTAGCTATGTTTGGAGCTACTGTACTTGTCCCTTTTCTTACTGGATTGAATCCTTCTGTTGCTCTTTTATCAGCAGGTCTTGGAACTTTAATTTTCCATGCTTGTACTAAAAGAATTGTTCCTGTATTTTTAGGTTCATCATTTGCATTTATAGGAGCCATTGCTCTTGTTTTAAAGGAAAATGGAATTGCTGAAGTTAAAGGAGGAATTATTGCAGCTGGTTTGGTCTATGTTTTAGTTAGCCAACTTGTTAGAATTTTTGGAGTAGAAAAAGTAAAATCTTTTTTCCCACCAATAGTTGTTGGTCCTACAATCGTAGTTATTGGATTAAGACTTAGTCCTGTAGCTCTTTCAATGGCCGGTTATTCTAATGGAATCTTTGATACTAAAAGTTTAATAGTATCTGGAACTGTTGTAATTTGTATGATTCTTATTTCTTTATTAGGAAAATCTTTCTTAAAATTAGTTCCTATCTTAATGTCTGTAGTTATCGGATATTTAGTTGCTATAACTCTTGGAATGGTAGATTTTGCTCCTATTAAAGAAGCTAGTTGGATTGGTTTTTCTCCAGAAGCCTGGAGTTCACTTACAACTATTCCAAAATTTAGTTTAACTAGTGTACTTGCTATTGCCCCTATTGCATTTGTAGTTTTTATTGAACATATTGGAGACATTACTACAAATGGAGCTGTTGTTGGAAAAGATTTCTTTGCTAATCCTGGAATTGCAAGAACTTTACTTGGTGACGGAATGGCAACTATTGTTGCTGGACTTTTAGGAGGTCCTGCAAATACAACTTATGGTGAAAATACTGGAGTTTTAGCAGTTACTAAAGTTTATGATCCTGCTATTTTAAGAATTGCTGCTTGTTATGCAATTGTACTTTCTTTTATAGGAAAATTTGGGGTAATTTTACAAACTATACCTACTCCTGTTATGGGAGGTATATCAATTATTTTATTTGGAATGATTGCTTCTGTAGGAATGAGAACTCTTATAGAATATAAAATTGATTTTTCTATATCTAGAAATTTAATTATTGCTTCTCTTATTCTTGTACTTGGGATAGGAATAAATAATATTCAAATTTGGAGAACAGTTTCTCTATCTGGTCTTGCTATTGCAGCTTTAGTTGGAGTTACATTAAATAAACTTTTCCCAGAAAATATATAA
- a CDS encoding sodium-dependent transporter, translating into MAEKEAKRGQWSSTLGFILAAAGSAVGLGNLWKFPYLAGKNGGGAYLFVYLFFVMIIGFTMILAEMAIGRNGQSDAFGAFKKVSENWKYLGLLQIFISFLILSYYSVIGGWVLKYVFAFLKGGIAGDKAAYFTSYISSTNGPIIFHLFFMVATAAIVFNGVSSGIEKASKFMMPALFGLLILICLRSVTLPGAGAGIKFFLKPDFSKINGSVALDALSQVFYSLSLAMGITVTYGSYLRKEENLLGNATKVPILDTIVAMLAGFAILPAVFALGFKPGAGPGLMFITLPAVFEQMAFGKVFGLMFFVLVLFAALTSSISLLEVSTSLLVDQFKMKRQKAVAILTVALFLLGVPSSLSMGVWADLKIFFGMNFFDFLCYLTDNVCLPISGLLTCIFIGYVWKKEDLYNQITNDNTIKFTLFKVWFGMLRYVAPVVLIVILLKSLGFIHI; encoded by the coding sequence ATGGCAGAAAAAGAAGCAAAAAGAGGGCAGTGGAGCTCGACCTTAGGATTTATTTTAGCAGCAGCAGGATCAGCTGTAGGTTTAGGAAATTTATGGAAATTTCCATATTTAGCAGGTAAAAATGGTGGAGGAGCATATTTATTTGTATATTTATTCTTTGTAATGATTATAGGTTTTACAATGATTTTGGCAGAGATGGCAATAGGAAGAAATGGTCAATCAGATGCATTTGGAGCATTTAAAAAAGTTAGTGAAAATTGGAAATATTTAGGATTATTACAAATTTTTATTAGTTTTCTAATCTTATCTTACTATAGTGTTATTGGTGGATGGGTTTTAAAATATGTATTTGCTTTTTTAAAGGGTGGAATAGCTGGAGACAAAGCAGCTTATTTTACAAGTTATATAAGTAGTACAAATGGTCCAATTATATTTCATTTATTCTTTATGGTTGCTACAGCAGCAATAGTTTTCAATGGAGTTTCAAGTGGAATTGAGAAAGCTAGTAAATTTATGATGCCAGCATTATTCGGATTGTTGATTTTAATTTGTTTACGTTCAGTAACATTGCCAGGTGCAGGAGCAGGAATTAAGTTTTTCTTAAAACCTGATTTTTCAAAGATTAATGGATCAGTAGCCTTAGATGCTTTAAGTCAAGTTTTTTATTCATTAAGTTTAGCTATGGGTATTACAGTAACATATGGTAGTTATTTAAGAAAAGAAGAAAATTTATTAGGAAATGCAACTAAAGTTCCTATTTTAGATACAATAGTAGCTATGTTAGCAGGTTTTGCAATCTTACCGGCAGTATTTGCTTTAGGATTTAAACCAGGTGCAGGTCCAGGATTGATGTTTATAACATTACCAGCAGTATTTGAACAAATGGCATTTGGAAAAGTATTTGGATTGATGTTCTTTGTATTAGTTTTATTTGCCGCTTTAACATCTTCAATTTCTCTTTTAGAAGTTAGTACTTCATTGTTAGTAGATCAGTTCAAAATGAAGAGACAAAAAGCAGTTGCAATTTTAACAGTGGCATTGTTTTTATTAGGTGTTCCATCTTCTTTATCTATGGGAGTTTGGGCAGATTTAAAAATATTCTTTGGAATGAATTTCTTTGATTTCTTATGTTATTTAACTGATAATGTATGCTTACCAATCAGTGGATTATTAACTTGTATCTTTATAGGTTATGTTTGGAAAAAAGAAGATCTTTATAATCAAATTACAAATGATAATACTATTAAATTTACACTTTTCAAAGTTTGGTTTGGAATGTTAAGATATGTAGCTCCAGTAGTTTTAATAGTTATCTTATTAAAATCATTAGGTTTTATTCATATTTAA
- the pepF gene encoding oligoendopeptidase F, producing the protein MLDRKSIDDKYKWKLEDIYENWENWDKDVLELKKDLNKIQDFQDKIKNSKEEFIKLIKLKEKIDRRLEKLYIYAFMWKDLNSLDQFVSKKLQEIEFVYSEYGVLSAWITPIIIEIPKDTMDSWIESDDKLKENKFMLNEIYRLKKHVLDIDKEKLLSYFTQYMGATNSIYNELSTSDIKWNKIKLSSGEEVEITNGMYSKILGENRDQTDRKNAFEALYKAYETNKNTYASIYKSQLQRDVAFIKAKNYTTTLEQALEPDNISIKVYENLIESAKENSEPLKKYIGLRKKSLNLQEYHYYDNQIKIADYKKEFSYDEAKKIVLNSVKPLGEEYYKNLEKAISDGWLDVFETPNKRSGAYSINIYDVHPYMLLNYNGTMDSVFTLAHELGHTLHSMYSTINQPYATNDYTIFVAEVASTFNEKLLLKYMLEKTTDKKERIALIEEAIGNIMGTYYLQALFANYEYEAYKIIEKGEAITPDVLDNLMEKLFKEYFGEELIMDDLQKIIWSRIPHFFNSPYYVYQYATSFSASSKLFELVTDEKYSKEKRALACSKYLKLLSSGGNNYPVEQLKIAGVNLEEKINFKAVSQEMDNLIKLLEKEI; encoded by the coding sequence ATATTAGATAGAAAAAGTATAGATGATAAGTATAAATGGAAATTAGAAGATATTTATGAAAACTGGGAAAATTGGGATAAAGATGTATTAGAATTAAAAAAAGATTTAAATAAAATTCAAGATTTTCAGGACAAAATAAAAAATAGTAAAGAAGAATTTATAAAATTAATAAAGCTAAAAGAAAAGATAGATAGAAGATTAGAAAAATTATATATATATGCTTTTATGTGGAAAGATTTAAATTCTTTGGATCAATTTGTTTCTAAAAAATTACAAGAAATTGAATTTGTTTATTCTGAATATGGAGTTCTTTCAGCTTGGATAACTCCTATAATAATAGAAATACCAAAGGACACCATGGATTCTTGGATAGAAAGTGATGATAAATTAAAAGAAAATAAATTTATGTTAAATGAAATATACAGATTAAAAAAACATGTTTTAGATATAGACAAAGAAAAGTTATTATCTTATTTTACTCAATATATGGGTGCAACGAATTCAATATATAATGAGCTTTCTACTTCGGATATAAAATGGAATAAAATAAAGTTATCTTCAGGAGAAGAAGTAGAGATTACAAATGGAATGTATTCTAAAATTTTAGGAGAAAATAGAGATCAAACAGATAGAAAAAATGCTTTTGAAGCCCTATATAAAGCTTATGAAACAAATAAAAACACTTATGCTTCAATATATAAAAGTCAACTACAAAGAGATGTAGCTTTTATAAAAGCTAAAAATTATACGACTACTTTAGAACAAGCTTTAGAGCCAGATAATATTTCTATAAAAGTTTATGAAAATCTTATAGAATCAGCTAAAGAAAATTCTGAACCATTAAAAAAATATATAGGTCTAAGAAAAAAATCTTTAAATTTACAAGAATATCACTATTATGATAATCAGATAAAAATAGCAGATTATAAGAAAGAATTTTCATATGATGAAGCCAAAAAAATAGTTTTAAATTCAGTAAAACCTTTAGGGGAAGAATATTATAAAAATTTAGAAAAAGCTATAAGTGACGGTTGGCTTGATGTATTTGAAACTCCAAATAAAAGAAGCGGAGCATATTCAATAAATATTTATGATGTACATCCTTATATGCTATTAAATTATAATGGAACTATGGATTCTGTATTTACATTAGCTCATGAATTAGGACATACCTTACATAGTATGTATTCAACAATTAATCAACCTTATGCAACTAATGATTATACTATTTTTGTTGCAGAAGTAGCTTCTACTTTTAATGAAAAATTACTTTTAAAGTATATGTTAGAAAAGACAACAGACAAAAAAGAAAGAATTGCCTTAATAGAAGAGGCTATAGGAAATATAATGGGTACTTATTATTTACAAGCTTTATTTGCTAATTATGAATATGAAGCTTATAAAATTATTGAAAAAGGTGAGGCAATAACTCCAGATGTTTTAGATAATTTAATGGAAAAATTATTTAAAGAATATTTCGGAGAAGAATTGATTATGGATGATTTACAAAAAATTATATGGTCAAGAATTCCACATTTCTTTAATTCTCCTTATTATGTTTATCAGTATGCAACAAGCTTTTCAGCCTCTTCAAAATTATTTGAATTAGTAACAGATGAAAAATATTCAAAAGAAAAAAGAGCTTTAGCTTGCAGTAAGTACTTAAAACTTTTAAGTTCTGGTGGAAATAATTATCCTGTTGAACAATTGAAAATAGCAGGAGTTAATTTAGAAGAAAAAATTAATTTTAAAGCAGTTAGTCAAGAAATGGACAATTTAATTAAATTATTGGAAAAAGAAATTTAG
- a CDS encoding endonuclease/exonuclease/phosphatase family protein produces the protein MKTIFLTIFISINFISFSKDNHYNKRKNVGYISTFNVLRLGKNKKNYIELSNIISEFDIVGLVEVINKSGIEKLVDTINNFSSEKWDFHISSYPVGTRKYKEYYAYVYNTKKVKFLKSRGFFKDKKHDFIREPYGADFKINNFDFTFILLHSIYGKHKSLRVAEAEALPKVYNYFQNMDKQENDIILGGDFNLSVRNRGFKTLFSHKDNIINCISPNLKTTMSSKKLANQYDNIFISKKYTKEYNDVSGTIDYTNGNYYYSRKYISDHLPIFIEVSIDFDDD, from the coding sequence ATGAAAACAATATTTTTGACTATTTTTATTTCAATTAATTTTATTTCATTTTCTAAAGATAACCATTATAATAAAAGAAAAAATGTTGGTTATATTTCAACATTTAATGTTCTTAGATTAGGAAAAAACAAAAAAAATTATATAGAATTATCTAATATTATATCTGAATTTGATATTGTAGGTTTAGTTGAAGTTATAAATAAATCAGGGATTGAAAAACTAGTAGATACAATAAATAATTTTTCTTCTGAAAAATGGGATTTTCATATATCTTCTTATCCTGTTGGAACAAGAAAATATAAAGAATATTACGCTTATGTTTACAACACTAAAAAAGTAAAATTCCTAAAATCTCGAGGATTTTTCAAAGATAAAAAGCATGATTTTATAAGAGAACCTTATGGAGCTGATTTCAAAATAAATAATTTTGATTTTACTTTTATTTTATTACATTCTATTTATGGAAAACATAAAAGTTTAAGAGTAGCTGAAGCTGAAGCTTTGCCTAAGGTATATAACTATTTCCAAAATATGGACAAACAAGAAAATGACATAATCCTTGGAGGAGATTTTAATTTATCTGTTAGAAATCGAGGATTTAAAACTTTGTTTTCTCATAAAGATAATATTATTAATTGTATTTCTCCTAATTTAAAAACAACTATGAGCTCTAAAAAATTAGCTAATCAATATGATAATATTTTTATTTCAAAAAAATACACAAAGGAGTATAATGATGTAAGCGGTACTATTGATTATACCAATGGAAATTATTACTATTCTCGAAAATATATTTCTGATCATCTTCCTATTTTTATAGAAGTTTCTATAGATTTTGATGATGATTAA
- a CDS encoding thiamine diphosphokinase, whose product MKKKAFIFLNGTMDTKQEFYKNILKNQTDIFCADGGLKFALEMNLKPLEIWGDLDSCNENLIAQAKKLNCKIIKFNPEKDLTDGELLISEISKRNYNEIIILGGLGGRTDHFLTNLNLLFKYNNLNFISHKETIFKVEQNFNIKNKINKTISFIPFSDKVENLTLTGFKYPLNNFLLFRGDSICNSNIIIDSNANIKFSRGNLIGIIENL is encoded by the coding sequence ATGAAGAAAAAAGCATTTATATTTTTAAATGGAACTATGGACACTAAGCAAGAATTTTATAAAAATATCTTAAAAAATCAAACTGATATTTTTTGTGCAGATGGAGGACTTAAATTTGCTTTAGAAATGAATTTAAAACCCCTTGAAATTTGGGGAGATCTTGATTCTTGTAATGAAAATTTAATAGCTCAAGCAAAAAAATTAAACTGTAAAATTATTAAATTTAACCCTGAAAAAGATTTAACCGATGGAGAATTATTAATTTCAGAAATTTCAAAAAGAAATTATAATGAAATTATTATTTTAGGAGGTCTTGGTGGAAGAACCGATCATTTTTTAACAAATTTAAATCTTCTATTTAAATATAATAATCTTAACTTTATAAGTCATAAAGAAACCATTTTTAAAGTTGAACAAAATTTTAATATCAAAAACAAAATAAATAAAACTATTTCTTTTATTCCTTTTAGTGATAAAGTTGAAAATTTGACTTTAACTGGATTTAAATATCCTTTAAATAATTTTTTATTATTTCGTGGAGATTCTATTTGTAATAGCAATATAATAATTGACTCTAATGCTAATATAAAATTTTCTAGAGGTAATTTAATTGGAATTATCGAAAATTTATAA
- a CDS encoding adenine deaminase C-terminal domain-containing protein, which yields MEQTVENLKELVRAGRGVYPADLVISKGTLVNVMSSEIYPADIAIYKDTIVAIGDVRDYIGDNTKIIDASGKYITPGLIDGHIHSECSKLSITSYAKAVVPCGTTSMISGLDEYISVSGLEGLKEIFEEIKKSPLKVFWGAPHQTPYTIPQSTISYNFTKEVHEEVQKWPECFGIWETVREFIQEEDENTLGAIAEASKNRLPVFGCAPMARGKELNGYLCGGVRLDHESYDHKEVVEKMRNGMHMLIRESSVTHFLKENIKAVTEVNRAFARRVSFCTDDVTATDVLEKGHLDNIVKLSIKEGVDPITAIQMATINSAEAYRIDHLIGSVSPGRIADILLVDNLEEFKVDTVIVNGKIVAKNKKLTYELKAPKRSKLLTSKLKCKKVSKEDFEYKVKQKKGKVKVLSMNVIGPFVRKRRDVLLEVENNIIKPDIENDVLMVSVLERFGKNGNKSLAFCSGWKLKKGAMASSAAPDDNNIVVLGADASDMAVAVNYLIDNGGGQVVVCDGKIIEFLPLPVGGICSDAEPEEIARIEKLLSKAANDLGCKLPEPLMYMFFLPITAIPDYAITDVGPVDCIALEIFNPILEENIG from the coding sequence ATGGAACAAACAGTAGAAAATTTAAAAGAATTAGTGAGAGCAGGAAGAGGAGTATATCCTGCAGATTTAGTTATTTCAAAGGGGACATTAGTAAATGTAATGTCAAGTGAAATATATCCTGCAGATATTGCAATTTATAAGGATACAATAGTTGCAATAGGGGATGTAAGGGATTATATTGGAGATAATACTAAAATAATAGATGCTTCTGGAAAATATATAACACCAGGACTTATTGATGGGCATATTCATAGTGAATGTAGTAAATTAAGTATTACTAGCTATGCAAAGGCAGTAGTTCCATGTGGGACAACAAGCATGATTTCTGGTTTGGATGAATATATTTCTGTTTCAGGTTTAGAAGGACTAAAAGAAATATTTGAAGAAATAAAGAAGAGTCCATTAAAAGTATTTTGGGGAGCTCCTCATCAAACTCCTTATACTATTCCTCAATCTACTATTTCTTATAATTTTACTAAAGAAGTTCATGAAGAAGTTCAAAAATGGCCAGAATGTTTTGGAATTTGGGAAACAGTAAGAGAATTTATTCAAGAAGAAGATGAAAATACTTTAGGAGCTATAGCAGAAGCTTCAAAAAATAGATTACCTGTTTTTGGTTGTGCACCAATGGCAAGAGGAAAAGAATTAAATGGATATTTATGTGGTGGTGTTCGTTTAGATCATGAAAGTTATGATCATAAAGAAGTAGTTGAAAAAATGAGAAATGGAATGCATATGTTAATAAGAGAATCTTCTGTAACTCATTTTTTAAAAGAAAATATAAAAGCAGTTACAGAGGTTAATAGAGCTTTTGCAAGACGTGTAAGTTTTTGTACAGATGATGTTACAGCAACAGATGTTTTAGAAAAAGGGCATTTAGATAATATAGTAAAATTATCAATAAAAGAAGGAGTAGATCCAATAACAGCAATACAAATGGCAACAATAAATAGTGCAGAAGCTTATAGAATAGATCATTTGATTGGATCTGTTTCTCCAGGAAGAATAGCAGATATTCTTTTAGTAGATAATTTAGAAGAATTTAAAGTAGATACAGTAATTGTAAATGGAAAAATAGTTGCTAAGAATAAAAAGCTTACTTATGAGCTAAAAGCTCCTAAAAGAAGTAAATTATTAACAAGTAAATTAAAGTGTAAGAAAGTTAGTAAAGAAGATTTTGAATATAAAGTGAAACAAAAAAAAGGTAAAGTAAAAGTTCTTTCTATGAATGTAATAGGACCTTTTGTTAGAAAAAGAAGAGATGTTTTATTAGAAGTAGAAAATAATATTATTAAACCAGATATAGAAAATGATGTTTTGATGGTTTCCGTATTAGAAAGATTTGGAAAGAATGGAAATAAATCTTTAGCTTTTTGTTCAGGATGGAAATTAAAAAAAGGAGCAATGGCTTCTTCAGCAGCTCCAGATGATAATAATATAGTAGTTTTAGGAGCTGACGCTTCAGACATGGCTGTAGCAGTAAACTATTTAATAGATAATGGCGGAGGACAAGTTGTTGTTTGTGATGGTAAAATTATTGAGTTTTTACCATTACCTGTTGGAGGGATTTGTAGTGATGCAGAACCAGAAGAAATAGCAAGAATAGAGAAATTATTATCTAAAGCAGCAAATGATTTAGGATGTAAATTACCAGAACCTTTAATGTATATGTTCTTTTTACCGATAACAGCAATACCAGATTATGCAATTACAGATGTAGGACCCGTGGATTGTATTGCACTTGAAATATTTAATCCAATTTTAGAAGAAAATATAGGATAG
- the gmhA gene encoding D-sedoheptulose 7-phosphate isomerase, protein MNLINSYKDELELLINFINEEEKNKITEKIAEELANIFISGNKVMICGNGGSNCDAMHFAEEFTGRFRKERRPLPAISISDSSHITCVGNDYGFDYIFSKGVEAFGKKNDMVIGISTSGNSKNVIEAMKEAKKIGMKTVALLGKDGGLLKGLCDYEFIIPGKTSDRIQEIHMMILHIIIEGVERIMFPENY, encoded by the coding sequence ATGAACTTAATAAACTCATATAAAGATGAATTAGAATTACTTATTAACTTTATAAATGAAGAAGAAAAAAATAAAATAACAGAGAAAATTGCTGAAGAATTAGCTAATATTTTTATTTCTGGAAATAAAGTTATGATTTGTGGAAATGGTGGAAGCAATTGTGATGCTATGCATTTTGCTGAAGAATTTACTGGTAGATTTAGGAAAGAAAGACGTCCTTTACCAGCTATATCTATATCTGACTCTTCTCACATAACTTGTGTAGGCAATGATTATGGATTTGATTATATTTTTTCAAAAGGTGTGGAAGCTTTTGGTAAAAAAAATGATATGGTAATTGGAATTTCTACTAGCGGAAATTCTAAAAATGTTATTGAAGCTATGAAAGAAGCTAAAAAAATAGGAATGAAAACCGTTGCTCTTCTTGGTAAAGATGGTGGATTATTAAAAGGTCTTTGTGATTATGAGTTTATAATTCCTGGAAAAACTTCTGATAGAATTCAAGAGATTCATATGATGATTCTCCATATTATAATCGAAGGTGTGGAAAGAATAATGTTTCCTGAAAATTATTAA
- a CDS encoding LysR family transcriptional regulator, with the protein MDLHYLKIFYEVAKEKSFTKAANKLFINQSAVSIQVKKFEEILNTKLFDRSSKKIRLTYTGEALYKMAEDIFNKVQRTEKEINRIIKLGKAKIIIGSTSIIGDPLLPRLMEEFGQSHNEIEYEIKISEKNILLKELKEGEIDIALVDEEHIIDPNLDVITVEKVPYVLITSNKDISIENISEYPLITRTNVPNNSKAINYLEDKYNFIFENKISVLGSLEVIKGMVKKDIANVILPYYSVSKEILNGTFKIVEELEEIKDGYQLVITKDKANLTPIIKFLNFMSHYKING; encoded by the coding sequence ATGGATTTACATTATTTAAAAATTTTTTATGAGGTAGCTAAAGAAAAAAGTTTTACCAAAGCAGCTAATAAATTATTCATTAATCAATCGGCTGTTTCTATTCAAGTAAAGAAATTTGAAGAAATTTTAAATACTAAATTATTTGATAGAAGTTCTAAAAAAATAAGACTTACTTATACTGGTGAAGCCCTTTACAAAATGGCTGAAGATATTTTTAATAAAGTTCAAAGAACAGAAAAAGAAATTAATAGAATTATCAAATTAGGTAAAGCAAAAATTATAATTGGTTCTACTTCTATAATTGGAGATCCTCTTCTACCTAGATTAATGGAAGAATTTGGACAGTCCCATAATGAGATTGAATATGAAATAAAAATTTCTGAAAAAAATATTCTTTTAAAAGAATTAAAAGAAGGAGAAATAGATATAGCTTTAGTTGATGAGGAACATATTATTGATCCAAACTTAGATGTTATAACTGTTGAAAAAGTTCCTTATGTTTTAATTACTTCTAATAAAGATATTTCTATTGAAAATATTTCTGAATATCCTCTTATTACTCGAACTAATGTTCCTAACAATTCTAAAGCTATTAATTATTTAGAAGATAAATATAATTTTATATTTGAAAATAAAATTTCAGTTTTAGGAAGTTTAGAAGTAATCAAAGGTATGGTAAAAAAAGATATCGCAAATGTTATCTTACCTTATTATTCTGTTTCTAAAGAAATTTTAAATGGAACTTTTAAAATTGTTGAAGAATTAGAAGAAATTAAAGATGGATATCAACTTGTAATAACTAAAGATAAAGCTAACCTTACTCCAATAATTAAATTTTTAAATTTTATGTCACATTATAAAATTAACGGATAG